One window of Camelina sativa cultivar DH55 chromosome 4, Cs, whole genome shotgun sequence genomic DNA carries:
- the LOC104783198 gene encoding BAG family molecular chaperone regulator 6-like isoform X2 yields MMPVYMDSSQPCQMRPQGYYCQGFGNSSQQDAPPPCHGSCVHGNFPAYNAYWPPCYPPQVPYHQCCMNHSGFHPHHGAYTPPCYLHPPFPVVYQQAWYDPDKDVPGKPADYHCGKCSPQMCNPKNGRGVVIEEHEPEIEKGDQGEAVLPVRSTNCPYPIIWIPHEYARNQEHGNSLGSRNHDQPPAEVKAPENMTIQKKIPKSWNGCFPFDESAMKSLVQNQDRKKVQQNRKPVELPFDISKLRSLLQGQDMKEAQIQKNKEESGQLQYPTSWIPSRGKLDDVDASESSNEDMKNMQNGKTVKCPFDMSKLNSLFQGQDVKEGQTQKNKEEPGQLPYHRFWIPSYGKWEDVEASESKDSGNKGVNPSDHHGNEGQTNQKEGGEGNFESNVLSDAEEKSSVRNIPVQNYLQEPRNIPVKLSESHLPKPTEPTKTIAKNEPVKNTEKKQSLSSPKASRLPPVCLRVDPLPKKRNGGSKSLSPPKQKEESITSEETKDMSSLRSKKAESRTVPEACNVKCEEANKELKMPEGSVHAVGTEEEIVESNPNLQERSNCEIVKPCETKENREQPPKKTFTQEEAARIIQTWYRGYDVRRWKPIKKLKEIATIREQMGDVKHRIQALEVSTDQHIEEKEIVVLGEMVMKLLLKVDAVQGLHPRIRDYRKSLARELSGIQEKLDSVKNSSTIVKKEVVNEQLLINSQPCDSSMNLEHSQLAEENKMVSDSNTEKVHVLSPDDHSMRVLYRTDEQPKDEAEEGSGLFETLATDPKQTTENETAASSTPIPEKMGEGEIVLPVNPLLADGNRMTLINIEENKPVVESLEEPLKELPQVVEETLGTSSTQDPDIASEASEAEANETEKEDRKEDNDTVLPPEKDVELSELPVGVIDDETQLLSQDSSSYTHETQVTAVEPERASHEENDVYHLPDNSKGIGQETSEPQDEIQQSPKTEVIVREESPETVVVGEESPETGVVVKDQPQPLETGVAKEQPPETEAAEHEISEETKRLMEENKRFKETMETLVKAGREQLEVISKLTGRVKSLEKKLSRKKRTQVRRRATKPMSASSIDAVL; encoded by the exons ATGATGCCTGTGTACATGGACTCATCACAACCATGTCAAATGAGACCACAAGGATACTATTGTCAAGGGTTTGGGAATAGCTCTCAGCAGGATGCTCCACCGCCTTGTCATGGAAGCTGCGTTCACGGCAACTTTCCTGCATACAATGCTTACTGGCCTCCTTGTTATCCCCCACAAGTACCGTATCATCAATGCTGCATGAACCATTCCGGGTTCCATCCTCATCACGGGGCTTACACTCCTCCTTGTTACCTTCATCCACCATTTCCAGTTGTTTATCAGCAAGCGTGGTATGATCCTGACAAGGATGTGCCTGGGAAGCCAGCTGATTATCACTGTGGGAAATGTTCTCCCCAGATGTGTAATCCGAAGAATGGCAGAGGTGTTGTGATCGAAGAGCATGAGCCCGAGATTGAAAAAGGAGACCAAGGAGAAGCCGTACTTCCTGTTCGCTCAACCAACTGCCCTTACCCAATTATATGGATTCCTCATGAGTATGCTAGGAATCAAGAGCATGGAAACTCTCTTGGGTCAAGGAATCATGACCAGCCTCCTGCTGAGGTTAAAGCTCCTGAGAATATGACGATACAGAAAAAAATCCCTAAGTCTTGGAATGGTTGTTTTCCATTTGACGAGAGCGCCATGAAGTCCTTGGTACAGAATCAAGACAGGAAAAAGGTGCAGCAGAATAGGAAACCCGTCGAACTCCCATTTGATATCAGCAAGTTGAG ATCCTTATTGCAGGGTCAAGATATGAAGGAAGCGCAGATCCAGAAGAACAAGGAAGAGTCGGGACAGCTTCAGTATCCTACTTCTTGGATTCCATCTCGTGGGAAACTGGATGACGTTGATGCTTCTGAGAGTAGTAATGAAGACATGAAAAATATGCAGAATGGGAAAACTGTGAAGTGCCCATTTGATATGAGCAAGTTGAATTCCTTATTTCAGGGTCAAGATGTGAAGGAAGGGCAGACCCAGAAGAACAAGGAAGAACCTGGACAGCTTCCTTATCATAGATTTTGGATACCATCTTATGGGAAATGGGAAGATGTTGAAGCTTCTGAGAGTAAGGACAGTGGTAATAAAGGGGTTAACCCCTCTGATCACCATGGAAATGAAGGTCagacaaaccaaaaagaaggCGGAGAAGGGAACTTTGAGAGCAATGTTCTCTCAGATGCGGAGGAGAAGAGTTCTGTAAGAAATATCCCAGTGCAGAACTATCTACAGGAACCAAGAAATATCCCCGTGAAACTATCAGAAAGCCATCTACCAAAACCAACAGAGCCGACCAAAACGATTGCGAAGAATGAGCCAGTTAAGAACACAGAAAAAAAGCAGTCGTTGTCGTCCCCAAAAGCATCCAGGTTGCCTCCGGTTTGTCTGCGCGTTGACCCGTTGCCGAAGAAAAGAAACGGTGGTTCCAAATCACTAAGTCCTCCTAAACAGAAGGAAGAATCTATAACGTCAGAGGAGACTAAGGACATGTCCTCACTGCGCTCGAAGAAGGCTGAATCAAGGACTGTTCCTGAAGCTTGTAATGTGAAATGTGAAGAGGCAAACAAAGAATTGAAGATGCCTGAGGGAAGCGTACATGCAGtaggaacagaagaagaaatagtTGAGAGCAATCCTAATTTGCAAGAAAGATCAAACTGTGAGATTGTTAAACCTTGTGAAACTAAGGAGAATAGAGAACAGCCTCCAAAGAAGACCTTCACACAAGAAGAGGCTGCTAGAATTATCCAAACTTGGTACCGCGGATATGATGTGAGAAGATGGAAGCCAATTAAGAAATTGAAGGAGATAGCCACTATTCGCGAGCAGATGGGTGATGTTAAACATCGTATTCAGGCGCTTGAAGTTTCTACTGATCAGCACATTGAAGAGAAGGAGATTGTAGTTCTAGGAGAAATGGTGATGAAACTTCTATTAAAAGTGGATGCTGTCCAG GGCTTGCATCCCAGAATAAGAGACTACAGAAAATCTTTGGCCCGAGAGCTCTCTGGCATTCAAGAGAAGCTTGACTCTGTGAAAAATAGCAGCACCATTGTGAAGAAAGAGGTTGTAAACGAACAATTGTTAATTAACTCTCAGCCTTGTGACTCTTCAATGAACTTGGAGCACTCCCAGCTCGCAGAGGAGAACAAAATGGTATCCGACTCAAATACAGAGAAGGTTCATGTTCTGTCTCCCGATGATCATTCTATGAGGGTCTTGTATAGAACAGATGAGCAACCAAAGGATGAAGCAGAAGAGGGATCTGGATTGTTTGAAACCTTGGCAACGgatcctaagcaaactactgaAAATGAGACGGCTGCTTCCTCGACTCCCATCCCAGAGAAAATGGGAGAGGGTGAGATAGTTCTACCAGTTAATCCATTGTTAGCTGATGGAAATCGAATGACACTTATCAATATCGAGGAAAACAAACCCGTGGTGGAGAGTTTAGAAGAGCCACTAAAAGAATTGCCACAAGTGGTAGAAGAAACTCTTGGAACAAGCTCTACACAGGACCCAGATATTGCTAGCGAAGCCTCTGAAGCCGAGGCCAACGAAACGGAGAAAGAAGACAGAAAGGAAGATAATGATACGGTATTGCCTCCAGAGAAAGATGTCGAACTCTCAGAGCTACCTGTTGGAGTGATTGACGATGAAACGCAGCTTCTTTCACAAGATTCATCATCATATACACATGAAACGCAAGTGACTGCAGTGGAACCTGAAAGAGCGAGCCATGAGGAGAATGACGTTTACCACTTGCCGGATAACTCCAAAGGCATAGGCCAAGAGACTTCTGAGCCACAAGATGAAATACAACAGTCTCCTAAGACAGAAGTCATTGTGAGAGAAGAGTCTCCAGAGACAGTTGTTGTGGGAGAAGAGTCTCCCGAGACGGGAGTCGTTGTAAAAGACCAGCCTCAGCCTCTAGAGACAGGAGTCGCTAAGGAACAGCCTCCGGAAACAGAAGCCGCTGAACATGAGATAtcagaagaaaccaaaaggcTGATGGAGGAGAACAAGCGATTCAAGGAAACGATGGAGACGTTGGTTAAGGCAGGCAGAGAACAACTTGAAGTCATATCGAAATTAACCGGTCGGGTCAAAAGCCTTGAGAAGAAACTGTCACGTAAAAAGAGGACACAGGTTCGACGTCGTGCAACCAAACCAATGTCCGCAAGTTCGATCGATGCCGTACTGTAA
- the LOC104783198 gene encoding BAG family molecular chaperone regulator 6-like isoform X1: MMPVYMDSSQPCQMRPQGYYCQGFGNSSQQDAPPPCHGSCVHGNFPAYNAYWPPCYPPQVPYHQCCMNHSGFHPHHGAYTPPCYLHPPFPVVYQQAWYDPDKDVPGKPADYHCGKCSPQMCNPKNGRGVVIEEHEPEIEKGDQGEAVLPVRSTNCPYPIIWIPHEYARNQEHGNSLGSRNHDQPPAEVKAPENMTIQKKIPKSWNGCFPFDESAMKSLVQNQDRKKVQQNRKPVELPFDISKLRSLLQGQDMKEAQIQKNKEESGQLQYPTSWIPSRGKLDDVDASESSNEDMKNMQNGKTVKCPFDMSKLNSLFQGQDVKEGQTQKNKGEPGQLPYPRFWIPSYGKWEDVEASESKESGNKGLNFESCPFDHRGSAGQTNQKEGEEGNFESNVLSDAEEKSSVRNIPVQNHLQEPRNIPVKLSESHLPKPTEPTKTIAKNEPVKNTEKKQSLSSPKASRLPPVCLRVDPLPKKRNGGSKSLSPPKQKEESITSEETKDMSSLRSKKAESRTVPEACNVKCEEANKELKMPEGSVHAVGTEEEIVESNPNLQERSNCEIVKPCETKENREQPPKKTFTQEEAARIIQTWYRGYDVRRWKPIKKLKEIATIREQMGDVKHRIQALEVSTDQHIEEKEIVVLGEMVMKLLLKVDAVQGLHPRIRDYRKSLARELSGIQEKLDSVKNSSTIVKKEVVNEQLLINSQPCDSSMNLEHSQLAEENKMVSDSNTEKVHVLSPDDHSMRVLYRTDEQPKDEAEEGSGLFETLATDPKQTTENETAASSTPIPEKMGEGEIVLPVNPLLADGNRMTLINIEENKPVVESLEEPLKELPQVVEETLGTSSTQDPDIASEASEAEANETEKEDRKEDNDTVLPPEKDVELSELPVGVIDDETQLLSQDSSSYTHETQVTAVEPERASHEENDVYHLPDNSKGIGQETSEPQDEIQQSPKTEVIVREESPETVVVGEESPETGVVVKDQPQPLETGVAKEQPPETEAAEHEISEETKRLMEENKRFKETMETLVKAGREQLEVISKLTGRVKSLEKKLSRKKRTQVRRRATKPMSASSIDAVL; this comes from the exons ATGATGCCTGTGTACATGGACTCATCACAACCATGTCAAATGAGACCACAAGGATACTATTGTCAAGGGTTTGGGAATAGCTCTCAGCAGGATGCTCCACCGCCTTGTCATGGAAGCTGCGTTCACGGCAACTTTCCTGCATACAATGCTTACTGGCCTCCTTGTTATCCCCCACAAGTACCGTATCATCAATGCTGCATGAACCATTCCGGGTTCCATCCTCATCACGGGGCTTACACTCCTCCTTGTTACCTTCATCCACCATTTCCAGTTGTTTATCAGCAAGCGTGGTATGATCCTGACAAGGATGTGCCTGGGAAGCCAGCTGATTATCACTGTGGGAAATGTTCTCCCCAGATGTGTAATCCGAAGAATGGCAGAGGTGTTGTGATCGAAGAGCATGAGCCCGAGATTGAAAAAGGAGACCAAGGAGAAGCCGTACTTCCTGTTCGCTCAACCAACTGCCCTTACCCAATTATATGGATTCCTCATGAGTATGCTAGGAATCAAGAGCATGGAAACTCTCTTGGGTCAAGGAATCATGACCAGCCTCCTGCTGAGGTTAAAGCTCCTGAGAATATGACGATACAGAAAAAAATCCCTAAGTCTTGGAATGGTTGTTTTCCATTTGACGAGAGCGCCATGAAGTCCTTGGTACAGAATCAAGACAGGAAAAAGGTGCAGCAGAATAGGAAACCCGTCGAACTCCCATTTGATATCAGCAAGTTGAGATCCTTATTGCAGGGTCAAGATATGAAGGAAGCGCAGATCCAGAAGAACAAGGAAGAGTCGGGACAGCTTCAGTATCCTACTTCTTGGATTCCATCTCGTGGGAAACTGGATGACGTTGATGCTTCTGAGAGTAGTAATGAAGACATGAAAAATATGCAGAATGGGAAAACTGTGAAGTGCCCATTTGATATGAGCAAGTTGAATTCCTTATTTCAGGGTCAAGATGTGAAGGAAGGGCAGACCCAGAAGAACAAGGGAGAACCTGGACAGCTTCCTTATCCTAGATTTTGGATACCATCTTATGGGAAATGGGAAGATGTTGAAGCTTCTGAGAGTAAGGAGAGTGGTAATAAAGGGCTTAACTTTGAGTCTTGCCCCTTTGATCACCGTGGAAGTGCAGGTCagacaaaccaaaaagaaggCGAAGAAGGGAACTTTGAGAGCAATGTTCTCTCAGATGCGGAGGAGAAGAGTTCTGTAAGAAATATCCCAGTGCAGAACCATCTACAG GAACCAAGAAATATCCCCGTGAAACTATCAGAAAGCCATCTACCAAAACCAACAGAGCCGACCAAAACGATTGCGAAGAATGAGCCAGTTAAGAACACAGAAAAAAAGCAGTCGTTGTCGTCCCCAAAAGCATCCAGGTTGCCTCCGGTTTGTCTGCGCGTTGACCCGTTGCCGAAGAAAAGAAACGGTGGTTCCAAATCACTAAGTCCTCCTAAACAGAAGGAAGAATCTATAACGTCAGAGGAGACTAAGGACATGTCCTCACTGCGCTCGAAGAAGGCTGAATCAAGGACTGTTCCTGAAGCTTGTAATGTGAAATGTGAAGAGGCAAACAAAGAATTGAAGATGCCTGAGGGAAGCGTACATGCAGtaggaacagaagaagaaatagtTGAGAGCAATCCTAATTTGCAAGAAAGATCAAACTGTGAGATTGTTAAACCTTGTGAAACTAAGGAGAATAGAGAACAGCCTCCAAAGAAGACCTTCACACAAGAAGAGGCTGCTAGAATTATCCAAACTTGGTACCGCGGATATGATGTGAGAAGATGGAAGCCAATTAAGAAATTGAAGGAGATAGCCACTATTCGCGAGCAGATGGGTGATGTTAAACATCGTATTCAGGCGCTTGAAGTTTCTACTGATCAGCACATTGAAGAGAAGGAGATTGTAGTTCTAGGAGAAATGGTGATGAAACTTCTATTAAAAGTGGATGCTGTCCAG GGCTTGCATCCCAGAATAAGAGACTACAGAAAATCTTTGGCCCGAGAGCTCTCTGGCATTCAAGAGAAGCTTGACTCTGTGAAAAATAGCAGCACCATTGTGAAGAAAGAGGTTGTAAACGAACAATTGTTAATTAACTCTCAGCCTTGTGACTCTTCAATGAACTTGGAGCACTCCCAGCTCGCAGAGGAGAACAAAATGGTATCCGACTCAAATACAGAGAAGGTTCATGTTCTGTCTCCCGATGATCATTCTATGAGGGTCTTGTATAGAACAGATGAGCAACCAAAGGATGAAGCAGAAGAGGGATCTGGATTGTTTGAAACCTTGGCAACGgatcctaagcaaactactgaAAATGAGACGGCTGCTTCCTCGACTCCCATCCCAGAGAAAATGGGAGAGGGTGAGATAGTTCTACCAGTTAATCCATTGTTAGCTGATGGAAATCGAATGACACTTATCAATATCGAGGAAAACAAACCCGTGGTGGAGAGTTTAGAAGAGCCACTAAAAGAATTGCCACAAGTGGTAGAAGAAACTCTTGGAACAAGCTCTACACAGGACCCAGATATTGCTAGCGAAGCCTCTGAAGCCGAGGCCAACGAAACGGAGAAAGAAGACAGAAAGGAAGATAATGATACGGTATTGCCTCCAGAGAAAGATGTCGAACTCTCAGAGCTACCTGTTGGAGTGATTGACGATGAAACGCAGCTTCTTTCACAAGATTCATCATCATATACACATGAAACGCAAGTGACTGCAGTGGAACCTGAAAGAGCGAGCCATGAGGAGAATGACGTTTACCACTTGCCGGATAACTCCAAAGGCATAGGCCAAGAGACTTCTGAGCCACAAGATGAAATACAACAGTCTCCTAAGACAGAAGTCATTGTGAGAGAAGAGTCTCCAGAGACAGTTGTTGTGGGAGAAGAGTCTCCCGAGACGGGAGTCGTTGTAAAAGACCAGCCTCAGCCTCTAGAGACAGGAGTCGCTAAGGAACAGCCTCCGGAAACAGAAGCCGCTGAACATGAGATAtcagaagaaaccaaaaggcTGATGGAGGAGAACAAGCGATTCAAGGAAACGATGGAGACGTTGGTTAAGGCAGGCAGAGAACAACTTGAAGTCATATCGAAATTAACCGGTCGGGTCAAAAGCCTTGAGAAGAAACTGTCACGTAAAAAGAGGACACAGGTTCGACGTCGTGCAACCAAACCAATGTCCGCAAGTTCGATCGATGCCGTACTGTAA
- the LOC104783198 gene encoding BAG family molecular chaperone regulator 6-like isoform X3, translated as MMPVYMDSSQPCQMRPQGYYCQGFGNSSQQDAPPPCHGSCVHGNFPAYNAYWPPCYPPQVPYHQCCMNHSGFHPHHGAYTPPCYLHPPFPVVYQQAWYDPDKDVPGKPADYHCGKCSPQMCNPKNGRGVVIEEHEPEIEKGDQGEAVLPVRSTNCPYPIIWIPHEYARNQEHGNSLGSRNHDQPPAEVKAPENMTIQKKIPKSWNGCFPFDESAMKSLVQNQDRKKVQQNRKPVELPFDISKLRSLLQGQDMKEAQIQKNKEESGQLQYPTSWIPSRGKLDDVDASESSNEDMKNMQNGKTVKCPFDMSKLNSLFQGQDVKEGQTQKNKEEPGQLPYHRFWIPSYGKWEDVEASESKDSGNKGVNPSDHHGNEGQTNQKEGGEGNFESNVLSDAEEKSSVRNIPVQNYLQEPRNIPVKLSESHLPKPTEPTKTIAKNEPVKNTEKKQSLSSPKASRLPPVCLRVDPLPKKRNGGSKSLSPPKQKEESITSEETKDMSSLRSKKAESRTVPEACNVKCEEANKELKMPEGSVHAVGTEEEIVESNPNLQERSNCEIVKPCETKENREQPPKKTFTQEEAARIIQTWYRGYDVRRWKPIKKLKEIATIREQMGDVKHRIQALEVSTDQHIEEKEIVVLGEMVMKLLLKVDAVQGLHPRIRDYRKSLARELSGIQEKLDSVKNSSTIVKKEVVNEQLLINSQPCDSSMNLEHSQLAEENKMVSDSNTEKVHVLSPDDHSMRVLYRTDEQPKDEAEEGSGLFETLATDPKQTTENETAASSTPIPEKMGEGEIVLPVNPLLADGNRMTLINIEENKPVVESLEEPLKELPQVVEETLGTSSTQDPDIASEASEAEANETEKEDRKEDNDTVLPPEKDVELSELPVGVIDDETQLLSQDSSSYTHETQVTAVEPERASHEENDVYHLPDNSKGIGQETSEPQDEIQQSPKTEVIVREESPETVVVGEESPETGVVVKDQPQPLETGVAKEQPPETEAAEHEISEETKRLMEENKRFKETMETLVKAGREQLEVISKLTGRVKSLEKKLSRKKRTQVRRRATKPMSASSIDAVL; from the exons ATGATGCCTGTGTACATGGACTCATCACAACCATGTCAAATGAGACCACAAGGATACTATTGTCAAGGGTTTGGGAATAGCTCTCAGCAGGATGCTCCACCGCCTTGTCATGGAAGCTGCGTTCACGGCAACTTTCCTGCATACAATGCTTACTGGCCTCCTTGTTATCCCCCACAAGTACCGTATCATCAATGCTGCATGAACCATTCCGGGTTCCATCCTCATCACGGGGCTTACACTCCTCCTTGTTACCTTCATCCACCATTTCCAGTTGTTTATCAGCAAGCGTGGTATGATCCTGACAAGGATGTGCCTGGGAAGCCAGCTGATTATCACTGTGGGAAATGTTCTCCCCAGATGTGTAATCCGAAGAATGGCAGAGGTGTTGTGATCGAAGAGCATGAGCCCGAGATTGAAAAAGGAGACCAAGGAGAAGCCGTACTTCCTGTTCGCTCAACCAACTGCCCTTACCCAATTATATGGATTCCTCATGAGTATGCTAGGAATCAAGAGCATGGAAACTCTCTTGGGTCAAGGAATCATGACCAGCCTCCTGCTGAGGTTAAAGCTCCTGAGAATATGACGATACAGAAAAAAATCCCTAAGTCTTGGAATGGTTGTTTTCCATTTGACGAGAGCGCCATGAAGTCCTTGGTACAGAATCAAGACAGGAAAAAGGTGCAGCAGAATAG GAAACCCGTCGAACTCCCATTTGATATCAGCAAGTTGAGATCCTTATTGCAGGGTCAAGATATGAAGGAAGCGCAGATCCAGAAGAACAAGGAAGAGTCGGGACAGCTTCAGTATCCTACTTCTTGGATTCCATCTCGTGGGAAACTGGATGACGTTGATGCTTCTGAGAGTAGTAATGAAGACATGAAAAATATGCAGAATGGGAAAACTGTGAAGTGCCCATTTGATATGAGCAAGTTGAATTCCTTATTTCAGGGTCAAGATGTGAAGGAAGGGCAGACCCAGAAGAACAAGGAAGAACCTGGACAGCTTCCTTATCATAGATTTTGGATACCATCTTATGGGAAATGGGAAGATGTTGAAGCTTCTGAGAGTAAGGACAGTGGTAATAAAGGGGTTAACCCCTCTGATCACCATGGAAATGAAGGTCagacaaaccaaaaagaaggCGGAGAAGGGAACTTTGAGAGCAATGTTCTCTCAGATGCGGAGGAGAAGAGTTCTGTAAGAAATATCCCAGTGCAGAACTATCTACAGGAACCAAGAAATATCCCCGTGAAACTATCAGAAAGCCATCTACCAAAACCAACAGAGCCGACCAAAACGATTGCGAAGAATGAGCCAGTTAAGAACACAGAAAAAAAGCAGTCGTTGTCGTCCCCAAAAGCATCCAGGTTGCCTCCGGTTTGTCTGCGCGTTGACCCGTTGCCGAAGAAAAGAAACGGTGGTTCCAAATCACTAAGTCCTCCTAAACAGAAGGAAGAATCTATAACGTCAGAGGAGACTAAGGACATGTCCTCACTGCGCTCGAAGAAGGCTGAATCAAGGACTGTTCCTGAAGCTTGTAATGTGAAATGTGAAGAGGCAAACAAAGAATTGAAGATGCCTGAGGGAAGCGTACATGCAGtaggaacagaagaagaaatagtTGAGAGCAATCCTAATTTGCAAGAAAGATCAAACTGTGAGATTGTTAAACCTTGTGAAACTAAGGAGAATAGAGAACAGCCTCCAAAGAAGACCTTCACACAAGAAGAGGCTGCTAGAATTATCCAAACTTGGTACCGCGGATATGATGTGAGAAGATGGAAGCCAATTAAGAAATTGAAGGAGATAGCCACTATTCGCGAGCAGATGGGTGATGTTAAACATCGTATTCAGGCGCTTGAAGTTTCTACTGATCAGCACATTGAAGAGAAGGAGATTGTAGTTCTAGGAGAAATGGTGATGAAACTTCTATTAAAAGTGGATGCTGTCCAG GGCTTGCATCCCAGAATAAGAGACTACAGAAAATCTTTGGCCCGAGAGCTCTCTGGCATTCAAGAGAAGCTTGACTCTGTGAAAAATAGCAGCACCATTGTGAAGAAAGAGGTTGTAAACGAACAATTGTTAATTAACTCTCAGCCTTGTGACTCTTCAATGAACTTGGAGCACTCCCAGCTCGCAGAGGAGAACAAAATGGTATCCGACTCAAATACAGAGAAGGTTCATGTTCTGTCTCCCGATGATCATTCTATGAGGGTCTTGTATAGAACAGATGAGCAACCAAAGGATGAAGCAGAAGAGGGATCTGGATTGTTTGAAACCTTGGCAACGgatcctaagcaaactactgaAAATGAGACGGCTGCTTCCTCGACTCCCATCCCAGAGAAAATGGGAGAGGGTGAGATAGTTCTACCAGTTAATCCATTGTTAGCTGATGGAAATCGAATGACACTTATCAATATCGAGGAAAACAAACCCGTGGTGGAGAGTTTAGAAGAGCCACTAAAAGAATTGCCACAAGTGGTAGAAGAAACTCTTGGAACAAGCTCTACACAGGACCCAGATATTGCTAGCGAAGCCTCTGAAGCCGAGGCCAACGAAACGGAGAAAGAAGACAGAAAGGAAGATAATGATACGGTATTGCCTCCAGAGAAAGATGTCGAACTCTCAGAGCTACCTGTTGGAGTGATTGACGATGAAACGCAGCTTCTTTCACAAGATTCATCATCATATACACATGAAACGCAAGTGACTGCAGTGGAACCTGAAAGAGCGAGCCATGAGGAGAATGACGTTTACCACTTGCCGGATAACTCCAAAGGCATAGGCCAAGAGACTTCTGAGCCACAAGATGAAATACAACAGTCTCCTAAGACAGAAGTCATTGTGAGAGAAGAGTCTCCAGAGACAGTTGTTGTGGGAGAAGAGTCTCCCGAGACGGGAGTCGTTGTAAAAGACCAGCCTCAGCCTCTAGAGACAGGAGTCGCTAAGGAACAGCCTCCGGAAACAGAAGCCGCTGAACATGAGATAtcagaagaaaccaaaaggcTGATGGAGGAGAACAAGCGATTCAAGGAAACGATGGAGACGTTGGTTAAGGCAGGCAGAGAACAACTTGAAGTCATATCGAAATTAACCGGTCGGGTCAAAAGCCTTGAGAAGAAACTGTCACGTAAAAAGAGGACACAGGTTCGACGTCGTGCAACCAAACCAATGTCCGCAAGTTCGATCGATGCCGTACTGTAA
- the LOC104783199 gene encoding uncharacterized protein At5g41620-like — protein sequence MERECEQGEMEPKLRRSFTGFTSRRAGPSTPPPTWRLEFSPPPPRVGETKEFLANPEVSVRKLCADLWETEQFRQRIGLRRCRRRDSDVESPSGRPLHDHQPPSRGSLRRQIVATDDHRLVRRNGHLLQPTSPASFSSSSSLEVVVPKPAFSQTGSSVVKSASYGLGSSTKLLKVLNRIWSLEEQNTANMFLVRALKMELDECRAEIKEVQQREKQSDRRGRKEKEEEEEEVKDVFRSMKKDLDDERKFRKQSETLHRKLTRELCEAKHCLSNALKDLEKERQERVLVENLCDEFAKAVKDYEDKVRRIGNKSPVSDKVIVQIAEVWNDQRLQMKLEEDDKYVETYMRPKEKSRSHSSKGSGLRAKPDDSVSMHQRVCLKELEEGLEKRTRRDNKLQLKKSSSRLLNLSLSSEGDKIHPESSPSNVDDHESRRAKSRNFSKIFQRNVNAAVREDNHRTLKDKLMEARVESRRLRSSLKPELSPSDPVQA from the exons atggagagagaatGCGAACAAGGAGAAATGGAGCCAAAGCTTAGACGAAGTTTTACGGGCTTTACTAGTAGGAGAGCTGGTCCCTCTACTCCTCCACCCACGTGGCGCCTCGAGTTTTCCCCGCCGCCGCCGCGAGTCGGCGAGACCAAGGAGTTTTTGGCGAATCCGGAGGTTTCTGTCAGGAAACTGTGCGCCGATTTGTGGGAAACTGAACAATTCAGGCAAAGAATTGGGTTGAGACGGTGTCGACGACGGGATTCAGATGTGGAATCACCTTCCGGTAGACCACTTCACGATCATCAG CCACCGAGCAGAGGTAGTCTGAGGAGGCAAATTGTAGCAACTGATGATCATAGACTGGTCCGTAGAAATGGCCATCTGTTGCAACCAACCTCTCCTGCAAGTTTCAGCAGCAGCAGTTCATTGGAG GTTGTGGTGCCTAAACCAGCGTTTAGTCAGACAGGTTCTTCAGTGGTTAAGTCTGCGAGCTATGGTTTGGGTTCGTCTACAAAGCTTCTCAAAGTGCTAAACCGGATATGGAGTCTCGAGGAACAGAATACTGCTAATATGTTTTTGGTTAGAGCTCTAAAGATGGAGTTGGATGAATGTAGAGCCGAGATCAAAGAGGTACAACAACGAGAAAAGCAAAGCGATAGGCGAGGGAGgaaggaaaaggaagaagaagaagaagaggtcaaaGATGTGTTTCGGTCGATGAAGAAGGACTTAGATGATGAGAGAAAATTCAGAAAGCAGTCAGAGACTTTGCATCGGAAGCTAACACGAGAGCTTTGTGAAGCGAAGCATTGTTTATCAAATGCATTGAAAGAtcttgagaaagagagacaggAACGTGTTCTTGTGGAAAATCTCTGCGATGAGTTTGCAAAAGCAGTTAAAGATTATGAAGATAAGGTGAGAAGGATTGGGAACAAGTCACCGGTGAGTGATAAAGTAATCGTGCAGATTGCAGAAGTGTGGAATGACCAGAGATTACAAATGAAgctagaagaagatgataaataCGTTGAAACATATATGCGACCTAAGGAGAAGAGTAGATCACATTCAAGTAAAGGAAGTGGCTTGAGAGCAAAACCAGATGATTCGGTTTCGATGCATCAAAGGGTTTGCTTAAAGGAACTCGAAGAAGGGCTAGAGAAGCGAACAAGAAGAGATAACAAATTGCAGCTTAAGAAGAGTTCAAGCCGACTTCTTAATCTGTCTCTGTCTTCGGAAGGAGATAAGATTCATCCAGAGAGTAGTCCAAGTAACGTTGATGATCATGAGAGTCGTCGAGCAAAGTCTAGAAATTTCTCGAAGATTTTTCAGAGGAATGTGAATGCGGCAGTGAGAGAAGATAATCATCGCACTCTCAAGGATAAGCTGATGGAAGCTCGTGTAGAGAGTCGACGTTTACGTTCTTCTTTGAAACCAGAGTTGAGTCCGAGTGATCCGGTTCAAGCATGA